From a region of the Apibacter sp. B3706 genome:
- a CDS encoding glycosyltransferase family 2 protein: MNLKQLSIIIVNYNVKDLLKNCIQSCLHAIKTIDAEIIIVDNNSNDGSKEFITRLFPQVKWIQNSANLGFSKANNIGVTYSKGNYLLILNPDTIVKPDVFEKIIPFAEHAKKFGALGVRITDEHNQYRPESKRNYPNPKNTFDKLFSQLFFSKSKKSKGYYNTELGEYDIGKVEILTGCFFFTTKKIYTEVGGFDESYFMYGEDIDLSYTILKAGYQNYYYGKTSIIHYKGAATKIDKLYYKNFYNAMEIFVRKYFKKPFVMYIFLLFGLKIRYYLALLIFSMQRKK; the protein is encoded by the coding sequence ATGAATTTGAAACAACTTTCAATTATTATTGTTAATTATAATGTAAAAGATCTTTTAAAAAATTGCATTCAAAGTTGTTTACATGCAATAAAAACAATTGATGCAGAAATTATTATTGTAGACAATAATTCCAATGACGGAAGCAAAGAATTTATAACGCGACTATTTCCTCAAGTTAAATGGATACAAAACTCGGCAAATTTAGGTTTCTCTAAAGCAAATAATATAGGTGTTACGTATTCAAAGGGAAACTATTTACTAATTCTCAATCCCGATACTATTGTTAAGCCGGATGTTTTTGAAAAAATTATACCTTTTGCCGAACATGCAAAAAAATTTGGAGCCTTAGGGGTTCGAATTACCGATGAACACAACCAATATCGACCGGAATCAAAAAGAAATTATCCGAATCCTAAAAATACATTTGATAAGTTATTCAGCCAATTATTTTTTAGTAAATCAAAAAAATCTAAAGGATATTATAATACGGAATTGGGTGAATATGATATTGGAAAAGTGGAAATTTTAACAGGATGCTTTTTCTTTACTACCAAAAAAATATATACTGAAGTTGGAGGTTTCGATGAATCTTATTTTATGTATGGTGAAGATATCGATCTAAGTTATACTATTTTAAAAGCCGGTTATCAAAATTATTATTACGGGAAAACTTCCATAATACATTATAAAGGAGCAGCAACTAAAATAGATAAATTGTATTACAAAAATTTCTATAATGCTATGGAAATTTTTGTAAGAAAATATTTTAAAAAGCCTTTTGTAATGTATATTTTCTTATTGTTCGGATTAAAAATAAGATATTATTTAGCTTTATTAATATTTAGCATGCAAAGAAAAAAATAA
- a CDS encoding MFS transporter, whose amino-acid sequence MTNAIDSKPNNLSPKRIRLGVFAFYFSQGICFSSWASRIPDIKNFLKLGDASWGTILLMLPVGQILGMTLSGFLISKMGSKKILIASLPCYALSLLLIGCSQTELMLILTLILFGFFGNFCNISVNTQGILVENLYKKSIMSSFHGGWSIAGFTGSLIGLVMVNLGLSPFQHYLFILFTVGVLILFNFKYLQIDAKNISDKNSETKSTKEKQKPEKFLFLLGITAFCGMASEGAMFDWSGIYFEEIVKASKNWAPLGFTSFMIMMASGRFIADHAIQKWGRKLVVQLSGILISLGLFISVAFPNLIITTLSFMIIGLGVSSIIPTIYSLSGQKTKIPTGMALTIVSSIGFIGFLLGPPVIGYISEALNLRFSFALIGIFGICIFILSSNLKVFKD is encoded by the coding sequence ATGACTAACGCTATTGATTCGAAGCCTAACAATCTATCGCCCAAAAGAATCCGTTTGGGGGTATTTGCTTTTTACTTTTCACAAGGAATCTGTTTTTCCAGCTGGGCCAGCAGAATTCCTGACATTAAAAACTTTTTGAAATTAGGGGATGCTTCCTGGGGAACTATTTTACTAATGCTGCCGGTTGGTCAAATTTTAGGGATGACCCTATCGGGATTTTTAATATCTAAAATGGGAAGTAAAAAAATATTGATAGCTTCTCTGCCTTGCTATGCCTTAAGTTTATTATTAATAGGATGTTCACAAACCGAATTAATGTTAATTCTTACTTTAATTTTGTTTGGCTTTTTTGGTAATTTTTGCAATATTTCCGTTAATACTCAAGGAATACTTGTTGAAAATCTATACAAAAAATCCATCATGTCTTCTTTTCATGGAGGATGGAGTATAGCCGGATTTACCGGTTCTTTAATAGGTTTAGTAATGGTAAACTTAGGGTTATCGCCTTTTCAACATTATTTGTTTATTCTTTTTACAGTAGGAGTACTTATTTTGTTTAATTTCAAATATCTACAAATAGACGCAAAAAATATTTCTGATAAAAATTCAGAAACAAAAAGTACAAAAGAGAAGCAAAAACCTGAAAAATTTTTATTTCTCTTGGGAATTACTGCTTTTTGTGGTATGGCTTCCGAAGGTGCCATGTTTGATTGGAGTGGAATATATTTTGAAGAAATCGTTAAAGCTTCCAAAAATTGGGCTCCTTTAGGTTTTACCTCGTTTATGATTATGATGGCAAGCGGTCGTTTTATTGCTGATCATGCCATACAAAAATGGGGAAGAAAACTTGTAGTTCAACTAAGTGGAATACTGATATCATTGGGCTTATTTATTTCTGTTGCCTTTCCTAATTTGATTATCACCACCTTGTCTTTTATGATTATCGGTTTAGGAGTATCCAGCATAATACCCACTATTTATAGCTTATCAGGACAGAAAACTAAAATTCCAACCGGCATGGCATTGACTATAGTTTCCAGCATAGGATTTATAGGTTTTTTATTAGGTCCTCCGGTTATAGGTTACATATCCGAAGCTCTTAATCTTAGATTTTCCTTTGCTTTAATAGGTATTTTTGGAATTTGTATTTTTATACTATCTTCTAATTTAAAAGTTTTTAAAGATTAA
- a CDS encoding carbonic anhydrase produces the protein MKKVFLFLSILAASMSYSQNHHWGYEGESSPEHWGELEEGKQCGIGKFQSPINISKSNYKKDLSPIQFNYGSGEIEDIEDNGHSLQFDFKSGSTITYNKKVYTLVQFHAHEESEHTIDRVRYPLELHFVHKAEDGSVLVIGVMVKEGNLNSYFEKLEIFKTLKGLGKINTVIKFNPENLYPKDKSYYTYLGSLTTPPCAENVTWIVFKNPITMSEEEIDEIKYHLPKSNNRPLQPLNGRKIFNN, from the coding sequence ATGAAAAAAGTATTTTTATTTTTAAGTATACTTGCTGCAAGTATGAGCTATTCTCAAAATCATCATTGGGGATATGAAGGAGAATCTTCTCCGGAACATTGGGGAGAATTGGAAGAAGGAAAACAATGCGGTATAGGTAAATTTCAATCACCAATTAACATTTCAAAATCTAACTATAAAAAAGATTTATCGCCTATACAATTTAATTACGGATCCGGAGAAATCGAGGATATCGAAGACAATGGGCATTCTCTTCAATTTGATTTTAAATCAGGAAGCACCATTACGTACAACAAAAAAGTTTATACCTTAGTTCAATTCCATGCTCATGAAGAATCTGAACATACCATTGATAGAGTGAGATACCCTTTGGAATTACATTTTGTTCATAAAGCAGAAGATGGTTCAGTATTGGTAATTGGTGTTATGGTAAAAGAGGGAAATTTAAATTCTTATTTTGAAAAACTCGAAATTTTTAAAACATTAAAAGGGTTAGGAAAAATTAATACAGTTATAAAATTTAACCCTGAAAATTTATATCCAAAAGATAAATCCTATTACACATATTTAGGATCTTTGACTACCCCTCCTTGTGCAGAAAATGTAACTTGGATCGTATTTAAAAATCCAATAACTATGAGCGAAGAAGAAATTGATGAAATAAAATATCATTTACCAAAATCAAATAACAGACCTCTTCAACCTTTAAACGGTAGAAAAATATTTAATAATTAA
- the mtaB gene encoding tRNA (N(6)-L-threonylcarbamoyladenosine(37)-C(2))-methylthiotransferase MtaB: MLNEIRKSVAFHTIGCKLNFAETSTIARQLIEEGFVKVSFEETADVYIINTCSVTDNADKECKTIVKRALHLNPDALICIIGCYAQLKPHEISKIDGVDLVLGAKEKFNIHKYIMDLKKDSEVKVHSCEVDQADFFVGSYSIGDRTRAFLKVQDGCDYKCTYCTIPLARGISRSAELETIIKQAEEISEKGIKEVVLTGVNIGDYGKGEFGNKKHQHTFLELIQNLDRVEAIERIRISSIEPNLLKDEIIDYVADSKIFVPHFHIPLQSGCDDLLKKMKRRYLTHLYDERIHKIHSVIKDACIGVDVIVGFPGETEEKFLETYNFLQNLPISYLHVFTYSERDNTEAVHMEDRVPYSERKKRNKMLKILSEKKRHAFYESQLGKVKTVLWEHENKNGMMFGYTENYVRVSQPYNPKLINQLEEVYLEKLDSFGNVLVRSTIAAY, encoded by the coding sequence ATGCTAAACGAAATCAGGAAATCCGTAGCTTTTCATACCATAGGATGTAAATTAAATTTTGCTGAAACTTCTACAATTGCTCGACAATTAATAGAGGAAGGATTTGTAAAGGTATCTTTTGAAGAAACAGCAGATGTTTATATTATTAACACATGTTCGGTAACCGATAATGCCGATAAAGAGTGTAAAACTATCGTTAAAAGAGCGTTACATTTAAATCCTGATGCTCTGATTTGTATTATTGGATGTTATGCTCAATTAAAACCGCATGAAATCAGTAAGATTGACGGGGTAGATTTAGTTTTGGGTGCAAAAGAAAAGTTTAATATCCACAAGTATATTATGGATCTTAAAAAAGATTCTGAAGTAAAAGTTCATTCTTGTGAGGTTGATCAAGCTGATTTTTTTGTAGGTTCCTATTCAATTGGAGACAGAACACGTGCTTTTTTAAAAGTACAGGATGGTTGTGATTATAAATGTACGTATTGTACTATTCCTTTAGCAAGAGGAATTTCACGTTCTGCAGAGCTTGAAACCATTATTAAACAAGCCGAAGAAATTTCTGAAAAAGGAATTAAAGAAGTTGTACTTACAGGCGTGAATATTGGCGATTATGGAAAAGGAGAGTTTGGAAATAAAAAACATCAACATACTTTTTTAGAATTAATACAGAATTTAGATAGGGTAGAAGCCATAGAACGCATACGAATATCTTCAATTGAACCAAATTTGCTTAAGGATGAGATTATTGATTATGTTGCTGATTCGAAAATTTTCGTTCCTCATTTCCATATTCCTTTACAATCCGGCTGCGATGATTTATTGAAGAAAATGAAGAGAAGATATCTGACTCATTTATACGACGAGAGAATCCATAAGATACATTCTGTAATCAAAGATGCTTGCATAGGAGTTGATGTAATTGTAGGTTTTCCAGGAGAAACAGAAGAAAAATTCTTAGAAACGTATAATTTTTTACAAAATCTGCCGATTAGTTATTTACATGTTTTCACTTATTCGGAGAGGGATAATACAGAAGCTGTTCATATGGAAGACAGGGTACCTTATTCTGAGCGCAAAAAAAGGAATAAAATGTTAAAAATCCTGTCTGAAAAAAAACGCCATGCATTTTATGAATCTCAATTAGGCAAAGTTAAAACGGTCCTTTGGGAGCATGAGAACAAAAATGGGATGATGTTCGGATATACTGAAAATTACGTACGCGTTAGCCAGCCTTATAATCCTAAACTTATTAACCAATTAGAAGAAGTTTACCTGGAAAAGCTTGATTCTTTTGGAAATGTGCTGGTAAGATCTACCATTGCAGCTTACTAA
- the serB gene encoding phosphoserine phosphatase SerB, whose translation MKNSSEIILVSISGVDKPGITTAITHILGKYNAKILDIGQANIHHSLSLAIIFMSENGSSGNILKEILFKANSLEINVRFSALTKEEYSNWVKVQGKNRYIINILGKEISANQISEVSKVLLDFKLNIERIIRLTQRIPLDRNIDRTCFEFAVRGNLSNLKEIQNKFLSLSSDLNIDIALQEENRYRRMRRLICFDMDSTLIQTEVIDELAEKAGVGNEVRAITESAMNGEIDFSESFKRRIKLLKGLNENVLREIAENLPITEGLERLMGVLKKSGFKTAIISGGFTYFGDYLKEKFGFDYVFANKLEIIDGKLTGNYIGDIVDGKKKAEYLKLISTFENIDIQQTVAVGDGANDLPMLSIAGLGIAFHAKPTVKQNANHSLSTIGLDGILYFLGYKDSSEDIEMTSIS comes from the coding sequence ATGAAAAATTCATCAGAAATAATTTTAGTCAGCATATCAGGAGTTGATAAACCGGGGATAACAACAGCAATCACTCATATCTTAGGAAAATATAATGCTAAAATACTTGACATTGGACAAGCCAATATACATCATTCTTTATCCTTAGCTATTATTTTCATGTCTGAAAACGGAAGTTCCGGAAACATTTTAAAAGAAATTTTATTTAAAGCCAATTCATTAGAAATTAATGTTAGATTTTCAGCCTTAACCAAAGAAGAATACAGCAATTGGGTTAAAGTTCAGGGTAAAAACAGATATATAATAAATATTTTAGGTAAAGAAATCAGTGCTAACCAAATTTCTGAAGTTTCTAAAGTTTTATTGGATTTTAAACTTAATATCGAACGGATTATACGTTTAACTCAACGCATACCTTTAGATCGAAATATTGATCGAACTTGCTTTGAATTTGCTGTAAGAGGTAATCTATCTAACCTAAAAGAAATACAAAATAAATTCTTATCCTTATCATCTGATTTAAATATTGATATTGCCTTACAGGAAGAAAACAGGTACCGAAGAATGAGACGCTTGATCTGCTTTGATATGGATTCAACCTTAATTCAAACTGAAGTTATCGATGAACTTGCAGAAAAAGCCGGAGTTGGAAATGAAGTTAGAGCCATCACTGAGTCTGCCATGAACGGAGAAATAGATTTTTCCGAAAGTTTTAAAAGAAGAATAAAGTTATTAAAAGGCTTGAATGAAAATGTTTTAAGAGAGATAGCAGAAAATTTACCTATTACTGAAGGGCTTGAACGATTAATGGGAGTTCTTAAGAAAAGTGGATTTAAAACAGCAATTATATCCGGAGGATTTACCTATTTCGGAGACTATCTCAAAGAAAAATTCGGATTTGATTATGTATTTGCCAATAAATTGGAAATTATTGATGGAAAGTTAACAGGTAATTACATTGGAGATATTGTGGATGGCAAAAAGAAAGCCGAATATTTAAAATTAATTTCAACTTTTGAAAATATAGATATACAACAAACTGTTGCGGTTGGAGATGGAGCAAATGATTTACCTATGTTATCCATAGCCGGACTCGGAATTGCATTTCATGCGAAGCCAACGGTCAAACAAAATGCGAATCATTCGTTATCTACCATTGGATTAGATGGAATTTTATATTTCTTAGGATATAAAGATTCTTCCGAAGATATAGAAATGACTTCTATTTCTTAA
- the folP gene encoding dihydropteroate synthase — MIININGDLVDCNEPKVAGILNVTPDSFFDGGRYSTIDKALKQTEKLIDEGADFIDIGGQSTRPDSEFLSDETELSIVIPVIKAIKKEFPRVKLSIDTFWSKVAIESVNEGVGMINDISGGTLDNKMFETMGKLNVPYVLMHMRGTPQTMGNYTNYENLITDINYYFSKKISELREFGVNDILLDPGFGFSKTLQQNYDLLKNMDKFKIFNLPLYIGISRKSMIYKCLETSAEDALIGTSALNLYALQKGAHILRVHDVKEAKQMIKLWKMLN, encoded by the coding sequence ATGATAATTAATATTAATGGTGATTTGGTCGATTGTAATGAGCCTAAAGTAGCTGGAATACTAAATGTTACTCCGGATTCTTTCTTTGATGGTGGTAGGTATTCCACTATTGATAAAGCTTTAAAACAAACAGAAAAATTAATAGATGAAGGCGCTGATTTCATTGATATTGGCGGACAATCCACTCGTCCGGATTCCGAATTTTTATCTGATGAAACAGAACTAAGCATAGTAATTCCTGTAATTAAAGCTATTAAAAAAGAATTTCCTCGGGTAAAATTATCGATCGATACCTTTTGGTCTAAAGTTGCCATTGAAAGTGTCAATGAAGGTGTGGGAATGATTAATGATATTTCGGGAGGCACTTTAGATAATAAAATGTTTGAAACTATGGGAAAACTCAACGTTCCTTATGTTTTAATGCATATGAGAGGAACTCCACAAACTATGGGAAATTATACAAATTATGAAAATCTAATCACCGATATTAATTATTACTTTTCTAAAAAAATTAGTGAATTACGAGAATTTGGTGTCAATGATATTTTATTAGATCCGGGATTTGGATTCAGTAAGACTTTACAACAAAATTACGATTTGCTGAAAAATATGGATAAATTCAAAATATTTAATCTTCCCTTATATATAGGAATTTCCAGAAAGAGTATGATTTATAAATGTTTAGAAACTTCTGCTGAAGATGCATTGATAGGTACTTCCGCATTAAATTTGTACGCCTTACAAAAAGGTGCTCATATTTTACGTGTTCATGATGTGAAAGAAGCAAAACAAATGATTAAACTGTGGAAAATGTTAAATTAA
- a CDS encoding acyltransferase — MKESVNTNKIIWIDNLRAVSAIGIILIHVSAIMSHHYGSIPNKSWWISNFYINIARFGVPVFVMMTGMLSLGKQYTFKHFTKKLWRILIPFVFWSLIYIFFKILDIHYKDHVDLGYRFVIDYTYLELVSGASYHMWYIYMIIRIYLLYPIINQWILDSNPRQQLYFIVVCFIIFLIFYTFFSTVYLVNYIKLYSEFLGYLVLGYYLVRRKYEYSVKYYVYVCFIIYLLSLFGICFDTYITSKMNNFYIEQYKPWDLFQALSVFLLFFLVPVFNKKSKILSFISEYSYGIYLIHVLVMRLIEHFGLNAYSFNPLFSIPITTFCTLLISIIILYTLDKIPLGKYIVK; from the coding sequence ATGAAAGAATCTGTGAATACAAATAAAATCATATGGATTGATAATCTTAGGGCTGTTTCAGCTATAGGAATTATTTTAATACATGTGTCCGCCATAATGAGTCATCATTATGGAAGTATTCCAAATAAAAGTTGGTGGATATCAAACTTTTATATTAATATAGCTCGGTTTGGTGTACCGGTTTTTGTTATGATGACCGGTATGTTATCTTTAGGAAAACAATACACTTTTAAACATTTTACCAAAAAATTATGGAGAATATTAATACCTTTTGTGTTTTGGAGCTTAATATATATTTTCTTTAAAATACTAGATATTCATTATAAAGATCATGTAGATCTGGGATATAGATTTGTTATAGACTATACGTATCTAGAATTGGTTTCGGGAGCGAGCTACCATATGTGGTATATTTACATGATTATAAGAATTTATCTATTATATCCCATAATTAATCAATGGATTTTAGATAGTAATCCAAGACAACAATTATATTTTATAGTCGTTTGTTTTATAATATTTTTAATTTTCTACACTTTTTTTAGTACGGTTTATTTAGTAAACTATATAAAACTATATTCTGAATTTCTGGGATATTTAGTATTGGGATATTATTTAGTAAGAAGAAAATATGAATATAGTGTTAAATATTACGTATATGTATGTTTTATTATTTATTTATTATCCCTTTTTGGAATTTGCTTTGATACTTATATCACATCTAAAATGAACAATTTTTATATAGAGCAATATAAGCCCTGGGATTTATTTCAAGCTCTTTCCGTTTTTTTACTTTTCTTTTTAGTTCCGGTATTCAATAAAAAAAGTAAAATATTATCTTTTATAAGTGAATACAGTTACGGAATATATTTAATACATGTATTAGTCATGAGATTAATTGAACATTTTGGTTTAAACGCATATTCTTTTAATCCTTTATTTTCTATTCCAATTACTACTTTTTGTACTTTACTTATATCAATTATCATATTATATACTTTAGATAAGATACCTTTAGGAAAATATATAGTTAAATAG
- a CDS encoding DUF1599 domain-containing protein: MEKTSEQFDSVISVCKELFIKKMIDYGSAWRILRLPSLTDQIYIKANRIRTIQEKGNQKISEGIDEEFLAIVNYSIMALIQLEKGIAENPDLNLEEAVQLYDEKVSRAKNLMMRKNHDYGEAWRDLRISSITDLILQKLLRIKQIENNEGKTLVSEGLDANYFDILNYSVFALILHQEIN, translated from the coding sequence ATGGAAAAAACATCAGAACAATTTGATTCAGTAATTTCAGTTTGTAAGGAATTATTTATAAAAAAAATGATTGATTATGGATCGGCTTGGAGAATATTACGATTGCCTTCCTTAACAGATCAGATATATATCAAAGCCAATCGAATTAGAACTATTCAGGAAAAAGGAAATCAAAAAATTTCAGAAGGAATCGACGAAGAATTTTTAGCGATAGTTAATTATTCTATTATGGCATTGATTCAATTGGAAAAAGGAATTGCAGAAAATCCTGATTTAAATTTAGAAGAGGCTGTACAGCTTTACGATGAAAAGGTTAGCCGGGCTAAAAACTTAATGATGCGTAAGAACCATGACTATGGAGAAGCTTGGAGGGATCTGAGAATAAGTTCTATTACAGATTTAATTTTGCAAAAATTATTGCGTATAAAACAAATTGAAAACAATGAAGGCAAAACATTAGTTTCCGAAGGTTTAGACGCCAATTATTTTGATATTCTAAATTATTCTGTATTTGCTTTAATTCTTCATCAGGAAATTAATTAA
- a CDS encoding BT_3928 family protein, with product MKFLTQFFRILVGVVFIISGYVKTIDPIGFSYKLEEYFGESVFNLPSLHHLALPLSIFFVVFEVMLGVFLLLGIWKKFTLSSLLLLIIFFSFLTFYSAYFHKVTDCGCFGDALKLTPWTSFGKDIVLLVMILILVFGSKYIRSVFSVKINWLIISVSFAICLWTVYQGIAHLPIIDFRPYAVGKNLKVGMNDGEPEQNIIIYTLKNTSNNEIKKMNSEEYISSGIWKDTLTWKINDTSVKILKEAKLPSVHDFTVECLGNDITQDILDQKKIVIITVPFAKKLSIIERAKLRKITFQFKEKKLNFVILTNDPQYLNPLSSCITDQTTLKTINRSNPGVLILKRGIVVAKYNGNDFPTVNEIEKL from the coding sequence ATGAAATTTTTAACTCAATTTTTTAGAATACTTGTTGGAGTAGTTTTCATAATTTCCGGTTATGTTAAAACTATTGATCCCATTGGATTTTCATATAAATTGGAAGAATATTTTGGAGAAAGTGTGTTTAATCTGCCGAGCTTACATCATTTAGCACTTCCGTTGTCTATTTTTTTTGTGGTTTTTGAAGTCATGTTGGGTGTATTTCTTTTATTGGGAATTTGGAAAAAATTTACACTTTCTTCTTTGTTATTATTAATAATTTTCTTTTCATTTTTAACTTTTTATTCTGCATATTTCCACAAAGTAACTGATTGTGGTTGCTTTGGAGATGCGCTTAAATTAACGCCGTGGACTTCATTTGGAAAAGATATTGTCCTTTTGGTAATGATTTTAATCTTAGTTTTCGGTTCAAAATACATCCGTTCTGTATTTTCTGTAAAAATTAATTGGTTAATCATAAGTGTTTCTTTTGCTATCTGCTTATGGACTGTTTATCAAGGGATTGCCCATTTACCCATCATTGATTTTAGACCTTATGCTGTGGGAAAAAATCTTAAAGTAGGTATGAATGACGGTGAACCGGAGCAAAATATAATTATATACACACTCAAGAATACATCCAATAATGAGATTAAAAAAATGAACTCCGAGGAATATATCAGTTCCGGAATTTGGAAAGACACCTTAACGTGGAAGATCAACGATACTTCGGTTAAAATTTTAAAAGAGGCAAAATTACCTTCTGTTCACGATTTTACAGTAGAATGTTTAGGTAATGATATAACGCAAGATATTTTAGATCAAAAAAAAATAGTGATAATTACTGTGCCATTTGCAAAAAAACTTAGTATTATTGAACGAGCTAAATTGAGAAAAATCACTTTTCAATTTAAGGAGAAAAAACTTAATTTTGTTATTTTAACGAATGATCCACAATATTTGAATCCTTTATCTTCATGCATTACAGATCAAACAACATTAAAAACAATTAATAGAAGCAATCCCGGGGTATTAATATTAAAAAGAGGAATAGTTGTTGCCAAATACAATGGTAATGATTTTCCAACCGTGAATGAAATAGAAAAATTATAA
- the tpiA gene encoding triose-phosphate isomerase: protein MRKKIVAGNWKMNKTLPEAKALLAEIDSFIQSNSPKCEVIVGIPFIYLENAKANHKNVQVFSEDISEHKSGAYTGEISAEMLTSIQVDGSIIGHSERRQYHKETDEQIGAKVKIALDNGLTPIFCNGELLEERKEGKHFEVVKRQTEIALFNLSAEEIVKVVIAYEPVWAIGTGETATPEQAQEIHAYIRSLIADKYGKEVADSVSILYGGSVKPDNAKEIFSKPDVDGGLIGGASLNVKDFGSLINTYKEI from the coding sequence ATGAGAAAAAAAATTGTAGCCGGAAATTGGAAAATGAATAAAACATTGCCTGAAGCTAAAGCTTTATTAGCAGAAATTGACTCATTTATTCAATCTAATTCACCTAAATGTGAAGTTATTGTTGGAATACCATTTATATATTTAGAAAATGCCAAAGCAAATCATAAAAATGTACAAGTTTTTTCTGAAGATATTTCCGAACACAAATCGGGAGCATATACTGGAGAAATTTCCGCTGAAATGCTTACCTCTATTCAGGTAGATGGTTCAATCATTGGCCATTCTGAAAGAAGACAATATCATAAAGAAACAGATGAACAAATAGGAGCTAAAGTTAAAATTGCTTTAGATAATGGTTTAACCCCTATTTTTTGTAATGGAGAATTATTAGAAGAAAGAAAAGAAGGTAAACATTTTGAAGTAGTTAAAAGACAAACCGAAATTGCTTTGTTTAACTTATCAGCTGAAGAAATCGTTAAAGTGGTAATTGCTTATGAACCGGTTTGGGCTATTGGTACCGGCGAAACAGCTACCCCGGAACAAGCGCAAGAAATACATGCATATATCCGTTCATTAATTGCTGATAAATATGGAAAAGAAGTAGCTGATTCAGTATCCATTCTATATGGAGGAAGCGTGAAACCGGATAATGCTAAAGAAATTTTCTCAAAACCGGATGTTGACGGTGGATTAATCGGCGGGGCTTCTCTAAATGTTAAAGACTTTGGATCATTAATCAATACATACAAAGAAATTTAA